The Flavobacterium johnsoniae genomic sequence CTTTTTCATTATTGGAGAACAACGATCCTGTTTATGAAAGCTTTTACAGGGCGGTTGTCGAAAAGCAGAGCAATGGCGTGGCGGTGAGGATAATTTTCAGGGATCCGCGTGAATTTGGGGCTAAAGGGCAGGCTGGTTTGGTTAAAACACTCACAAGGCTTAAAAAATTTGGCTTTAATACTGATAATATAAAAGTACAGTGCCGATGCCATACCAAAGCAATAATTGTTGATTCTTCAGACCAAGCCAATGCTCAGGTTTTATTCGGAAGCCATAATTTAACCACGACGGGAGCCATGTACAACAGGGACGCCAGCTTATTGATAAGAGACAGGCCAGTGGCGCAATATTTTCAGGAGATTTTTGATTTCGACTGGAGCAATTTAGCGGTTCAGCAGACTGTCGAAGGCCTTACTGCTGTAAAACTTGCTTTAGCGTCAGAAGCGGCGCCGGAAGGATTTAGAAAGGTTCTGCTTTCTGAAATTTTAGGAGAAGCTTAGGTAAATGAAACAGGTTTAAGATTTTTCAAAATCTAAATCTGTGCAAGACGATTATCTTTACTGTAAACGCTCGGCAAAATCCAGGATCTTGCTGCCGTTTATAGCCGCTCCAAGGTTAATTGGCAATTGCGTCTTTACAATCTTTTTCTTTTTGATTGGCACTCTTTCTATTTCTCCTTCAGCGGTGTATTGCGGTCCCTCGTATAAAATACCAAGCAGGATTATCCGATATTTGACAAAATAATGGTTTTCATTTCGATCCATATATTGGCCGATATTGTAAATAATGATCGGCGATCCGCTTGAGCCGGGAAAACACGCCGCATCAATTAAAAATTCATCGTAGCCAAGATATGGCAGTCTTGGGCTGGTTGCAGTAATTCCTTTTCTGACAATGGGTTTGTTGTTGTGGTCATCCCAAATGTTTTCAGGATATCCGACCATTATGATTTCTTCGATGGCACATAAGTTTTCAATTTCCTGTTTAGTGGGGATATGGCTGGAGTCAAACGCTCCGTAAAAAAAATCTTCTTTGATTAAGTGCTTAATTGATTTTATCGGCAGAATGCATAAGTCGACTTCGTCGTCGGGATGGTTAATCCAGTGCGATTGGAAGTCTTCAAGGAAAATTGTCAAATGTTCAGTGTTAATCTGTTCTCCATTTTGGTCTTTCTTGGTTAGGGTAAACTGGCCATTCTGGACTCCATCTACAACATGACAGTTGGTTACAATCACTAAGCTATCCAGTGTTTCTGGGGTTTGCGGATCGAAATCAAAAAAGAAGCCGGTACCTGTGCCGCCATTTTTGCCAAAAGTTTCTATTCTGACAGTTGCTGATGTGATAAGATCGGTAACGGAAATATCGTTGGAATTCTTGTTTGAGAGTTCTTTTGCCATAAAGTTTTATATTTTATCAGGGGTGGTTATTTGCAGATCTGCTGATATAATAGATTTTTAAGCCAGCTAGTTCCGGCTGGAATATTTCATGTAAGCTTCAACTTCAAGATGGAGCCGAATTATGTCTGCGATGAATTTGGACGCTGTTGAATTCCGCTTTCCAAGCAGGGATCTGGCTATTGAACCCTTCGCAGCGCCTGATGCTCCTTGTCCGCTGTAAAGCAGATTGTGTTTTATCTTATTTTTCAAGGGCATTAATTCATCAGGAACAGGAGCGCGCAAAGCGGACCTTATCTCAAGCTCGGATTCAATCAATCTTTCCTTTGCGTTGCCTTTTCCAATGCAGAGTTTATAAATTGCTGCGGTACTTTTACCGATAAAATAATTAAAACTCGGTTTCATAATTATGTGAAATTATAATAAGACGAAATTTGAATCCTTATTGAAAAAATCCTCACACCTTTTTTTAACCATTTTATAGCTGCTATCGCCGAAATAATATTTTTTTAAGTATTCTATCATGGTACGGCATCCGCTTTTGTCGTAAGCTGCAATAGATCTGGCAACAGTTAGATCTATATTTTCGGTTCTGAAAGCGGGACTTCCACCCTTGTGCAGGGGTGTAGTTTTAGGCACCAGTTCAAAATGACCGAATTTGCCGGTAGGCTGATGGATCAGGTATTCCACTTCGTATTCTTCTGGGTTTTCTTTTGGAATTTTTATGTTCTTAATCCTTTTAAATATGTACTCTGCTTCCAGCTTAAGAGGCGGATTTCTGAAAACGTTGTTCTCGTATGCCCAAATGAAATAATCTAAATCGGCAAACAAAATCTGCGGCAGCGTCTTGCCCAAATGCTTTTTTAAATTTACTGCTGTAAATACCATAGCGATTTCATTTTTTTAATTAAAATGCTGATTATTGGCGGAATTCTAATGTAAATATACTCTTTAAAAATAACAAATCAGCTATCTCTAATTGATAGACATGTGCTTCCACTTTATGCCAGTGAAAACCGATTTATACATCATGACATTTAATTAAAATAAATTTCTATCTAGTGTAATTATAATCTAAAATGGATAATGAGATGGAAAACGAGACAGGTTACAATGAGTCGAAAATTACAACTGAAAAAGCACTGCAGATGCTTAAAACTGAAGGCTTGGAGGTGACTTTTGAACAGGCTGAAGAAATCTTGTATTTCTTGAGAAAAATTGCTAATATCGCGGTGGTTAAACATTTAAATAAAACAGAATGAGCAAGATAGCAGATTTGTATATCAGGGTAAGCACTGATGAGCAGGCTGAGAAAGGCTTCTCTCAGCGCAATCAGGAAGAGATGCTGAGAAAGTACTGTGGCATCAACAGAATTCAGATACGCAATGTGATTTACGAAGATCATTCGGCAAAAACTTTCAACAGGCCGCAATGGAAAAAATTTCTTGCCGACATAAAAAAACGCAAACATAAAATAAGCCTGGTCCTTTTTATGAAATGGGATAGGTTCAGCCGAAACGCGGGCGATGCCTATCAGATGATAAATCAATTAAGGGCGTTGGGAGTCGAACCGCAGGCAATTGAGCAGCCGCTGGATCTTAGTGTTCCGGAGAATAAGATGATGCTGGCATTTTATCTTGCTGCGCCTGAGGTTGAAAATGACCGCAGGGCGCTAAATACGTTTCAGGGCCTCAGAAGGGGCAAAAAAGAGGGCAGGCATATGGGAATGGCTCCGTATGGCTATGCTAACAAAGTTACCGAAGATGGAAAAAAGTATATTGCAATTGTGCCAGATAAGGCTGCAAACGTTGTTTGGGTATATGAACAGATTGCAAAAAATATTTTCAGTACCGAATCAATATATCAGACAGCCAAAGAAAAGGGCATGGGGATCTCTAAGAACAACATGTGGCTGATTATAAGAAATCCATTATACTGCGGAATGATAGTAGTTCCAAAGTATCGAGATGAGGAGGAAAGGCTTGTAAAGGGGCAGCATGATCCAATAATCAGCCAAGATCTGTTCTATAAAGTTCAGGATATACTCAATAGTAAAGCAAGGACGTACAGGCCAAAAATCAAAACAATTGAGAATTTTCCCCTCAGGGGATTTTTTGTCTGTCCTAAATGCGGACAGAAATTGGGAGGCAGCAAGTGCAGGGGCAGAAGCAGAGATTACTTCTATTACCACTGCGATAAAGTATGCAAGTGGAGGGTAAATTCCGAAATGGCCAATAGTGTATTTAAAGGGCATTTAAATAAGTTCAAGCCTCTGGCCGAAGTAAGAAAATTATACAGTGCAGTTCTGCTTGAAGCATACAGGGAACATACAGGATTGGTTATAAATGAGAAAAAGAAATCCCTGGAACAGATTGGGGTTTACGAAAAAAAACTGGCTGTTGCCAGAAACCTGCTGGTTACCGAGAAGATAGATGCCGATGACTATCATTTAATGAAGACAGAATACAATGCTGAGATCAGCAGGCTTGAAAATGAGATTGGAAATGTGGATGAAGACCGAGCCGATATTGAATCTTTAATGAACACAGGACTGCAAAACCTAATAAAGCTCGGCGAGGCCTTTGGTGACGGGTCTTTAGTCGACTCCAGAGAGATAATCGGTTTAATTTTTCCCGAAAATTTCACATTTCAAAACAATAAAATCCAAACCGCTAGGGTCAACGAAATGTTCAAGTGCATCTATCTGGTAAACAATAGATTACGGGCAAAAAAAAACGGAACAAAAGATGATATTTTTCTTTTGTCCCGAGTAGTGACCTCGACTGGATTCAAACCAGTAACCTTCTGAGCCGTAATCAGATGCGCTATTCAGTTGCGCCACGAGGCCTTTCTTGTTTCAACCAGCTAATTTTTGTAGCTTTGTTGATTGCTTATTGCGGGTGCAAAGATAGACATAAATGTGAGATAAACAAGGGAAAAATAACATAAAATTAAAAAAAAATGCAGTTTGAAAATTATATACGTGATATTCAGGGATTTCCAAAAGAAGGAATTTTATTCAAAGACATAACTCCTTTACTAATTAATCCCGAAGCACGAACAAATTGTCTCAAAATTTTACTGGATTCTTTAAAAAATCAGAAAATTGATAAGGTTGTAGGAGCGGAAAGTCGTGGTTTTTTCTTCGGAATGTTGCTTGCGCAAGAATTAAATGCTGGATTTGTTCCTGTAAGAAAGCCAAAAAAGCTTCCTTTTGATACCATTTCTGCTTCATATGAATTAGAATATGGTTCTGATAGTTTAGAAATGCATACTGATGCAATACAAAAAGGTGATCGGGTTTTAATTCACGACGATGTTTTGGCAACAGGCGGAACCGCAAAAGCTGTTTGCGAATTAGTAGAAAAATTAGGAGGCGAAATTGTGCAATGCAATTTCTTAATGGAATTGACTTTTCTAAACGGAAGAGAAAAAATAAAAGATTATCCTGTTTTTGCCGCTTTAACGTATTAATCAAACAAAAACGATTTTATGCTTAATCGCATAAAGTACCAATCCGATTCGGGTTTTTATTTCAAGTTTATCAAAAAGAGATTCTCGGTAACCATCAATTGTTTTTGGACTTAAACACATTTCTGATGCAATTTCTTTATAAGTCATTTCAGTACAGGCATGTTTTATAAAAACAATCTCTTTTTCTTTTAAATTGATTTTTTTATCGTTGCTATTAACTTTATTAATCAACATTCCGGAAACTAATTCGGTGAAATAAAAACCCTTTTCAATTACACATTCAATGGCTTCTTTAAATATTTCAGGCGAAGTATCTTTTAATAAATAACCTTTTGCTCCGTTGGTAATCATTTTTATGATAATATCTTCGTCATCATTTACGGATAAAGCAATTACTTTCAAATCTGGACGATAATCTTTTAGCCATTTCATAGTGCTTAAACCGTCTAAAACTGGCATATTTACATCTAGTAAAATAAGATCAATTTCTGCAGAAGCATTTTCTTCGATATAATCAATAAAAACTTTTCCGTTTTCAAAACGTTCAATTACTTCATAATCGCCAAAACTTTTAATTAGTAATTCTAGTGATTGAGAAAATAATAAATGATCATCAACAATCAGAATTTTATTTTTTGAGTTAGTTTTCATAGCCTTGAGTTAATGGATATTCAATAGTTACCATCGTTCCTGTTTGATCTGAATTTATAATTAATTTGGCACCGATTAATTTGGCTCTCAATTTCATATTGTTTAATCCGATTCCAGAATTAGATTTTTTAAGATCATATCCAATTCCGAAATCTTTTAATTTCAATTTGAAAACAGAATCGGTAGCTTCGATATAAACATCAAATAAATCACTTCTCGAATGTTTTAAACTGTTGTGAAGCGCTTCTTGAAAAATCCGATAAATGATTAATTCATGCTCTTCATTTATAGTTGGAATTATCCCGGTTTGATGGAAATTATATTTGATTTTCTTTAATTTTTTAATCCGTTCTAAATCTTGCTGAATGGCTTCTATAAAGTTATTTTGCAGTAAATTATCTTTGTTTATAATTCGGGAAAGTATTCTCAATTCGTCTAATGATTTGGCAAGAACGGCTTTAAGGTCTTTAAGTTCACTTATTTGAACATTTTTATTACTAATCGAAATATTAAGTTGCATAATCGCAACTGAAATAATCTGACCTATATTATCGTGCAATTCTTTACTGATTTCAGATAAGGTTTGATCTTTAATTTCAATTCGAGTTTTTACAAGTTCGGACTGAAAATACAAGTCGGCTTCCATTTTTTCGACCAAATAGCTGTTTCTTTTTTTCAAAAAATAAAAGAAAATAATCACAAGTGTGACGAGTAAGGTAAAGAAAACAATACCTAAGGAAATAACTAATAATTGTATTTCTTTTCGCTCCATACAAATCCGATTATAAAGCAACAATGTGCCAGTAAATTTAAAATAAACAAAACTAAACTAAATACAGATTCGTCTTGTTTTATTAAAAACCAATTGATTGCCAGCATAAAAGGGGTAAAAGGAACATGAAAAACAAGAATTCCTAAAACATACCAAAAAAACACTGACTTTTTAAAATTTAAAATTTTGTTCGAATTGAAAATTTCTACTAAATATAAACAGGATAATATTAAAACTAATAATACGCCTATCGCAAAACTATATGTAAATGAGCGATTTGTATCTTCTTTAAAATATAAAATGTTTAAAAAGAAAGAAACTGCAAATAGAATCAAAAACAGAATGGCTAAATGTTTATTATTGATTTTAGAAAGTAAGGCTCGTAAAAGTAAAATATAGGCGGTAAAACTGGCAAACATGTAGAAATTGTATACATAATAATTAAGTAACCCAGTCCAATGGGTAAAATAGTAGCCTACAATTTCAATTAGTATTGAAAACCAGATTAAAAGTACTAAAAATTTAGCTTTGTTACCAGGAAGTTTTGGAAGCGAAAATAAACCAACAAGACCTGATAAAAAAGCTAAATAAATGATATAAGATCGTAAAAATTCGAACATAGTTTTTAATATATTAAACTTGGTGGTCTTCCGATGTTGCCGTAGTTCATTGGTTCAAGGCTTTGTATGTCAGAAGATAATGGTTCTTGTGTTAATGCAAAACTTTGAACTTTAGCAATATTCTGTTCTATTTTTTTTCCTGTTGGAACTAAAAATAAAGTTGTCAAACCTGCTTTTTCTCCATGTTTTTCATCATCTGGATAAACTCCAAAATAAAAGCGAATTCCGTCTACATTATATCCGTCTTTTGCGCCGTTGGTTTTTATATAATGAATGTAGTTTTCTAATTCTTCTAATGAATACCAAATGGCATTCGCATCTTCTTTTTGCGGTTTTTTAGCCGTAAGAGAAGCTTTTCTATTGTTGTAATTCACATTTAATTGTTTGGCAAATTCTTTAGTGATTAACTGACTTGGTTTTGCGGGAGGATTTTTCATAGTTATTTATTATTGATTGGTTAAGGATTTAGTTAACAACATTTTGAATGTTATTGAAAGACAAAATTATCTGAAACCCAAAGTTGTAGCAAGGGGAAATATCCCCTTTTTTATTTGGGTAATAATGATTCTAAAAAATGGGTTAAAGTGCTGTTACATAATATTTTATAAAGATAGAATTTTACATCGTCAGTTTTAATGTAAAAAACTGGCATTCAAAAATTAAACCTCATTAAGTAATTAACTAAAAAATTAAAAATTATGTCACAACCAACAGCCCTAGGTTATCCTCATGCAGGAGCCGGAACAGTAGAAATTCTTTTAGAGAAAGAAGATGGAGCAGATTATGCAGTGCTTTTCTCGCCAGATCCTAACAATATATTATTGAGAGATGCCGGTCTGCCAATGCAGTTTTATTATTATCCAAAAGCGCCTCGTTTGGCAAAACATCCCGACGGAAGATTCAAATTTGCCATGCAGGTTTTTAAATCAGAAGGAGATTCGTCAACCGTAATTGGTGCAGAAGGATTGGAAGAAGAAGCAGGAGCTTACACTACTTTAACGAGTACAATCGATTTGCCAGAAGCTCTATTGAAGAAAGCAATTGATAAATTAAAACAAAAGCTTCACACCAATTATAATAATCAAAGACAGTCAAAACTTTTTGGATTATTCTCTTATTTAAAAGGCGTTGACAGAGATTTTAATGAGACCAATGTTAGACCGATTCAATTAACAGAAAACACGATTACAATGCATGTTGTGGGAGAAAAATCACCAAATAATCCGTTTGGAGGCGCAAATCCTTGGACATTTAATATTCAAGGCGAAGGCGCAGGAACCACATTCGGATTGGGAGATAATGCACTTTCTGTACTTATGGGACGCAACAGTGCTTCTTTAGTCAAAAATGCATTAGAATCTGGATCTAATAATTTGGTTATTGAAAACAAAATCAAGTACAAAGGCTATATGCCAACTACAACAATTAAAACAACTGTAGATGTAAAAAAAGTACATTCTTATTTTTCTGCCAAAGCCAATGTTAGCTGGTCGTTTGTAGATGTGAATTGGGAAAGTGAGTACGAAAAAATCTTAACTCAAGGTGGAATTGTCAGCGAAATTATTACTGATAATCAGTTTTCTAACGATGAAAGAAAAAAAGTCGAAGAAGCTCTTTTTC encodes the following:
- a CDS encoding S1 family peptidase; translation: MAKELSNKNSNDISVTDLITSATVRIETFGKNGGTGTGFFFDFDPQTPETLDSLVIVTNCHVVDGVQNGQFTLTKKDQNGEQINTEHLTIFLEDFQSHWINHPDDEVDLCILPIKSIKHLIKEDFFYGAFDSSHIPTKQEIENLCAIEEIIMVGYPENIWDDHNNKPIVRKGITATSPRLPYLGYDEFLIDAACFPGSSGSPIIIYNIGQYMDRNENHYFVKYRIILLGILYEGPQYTAEGEIERVPIKKKKIVKTQLPINLGAAINGSKILDFAERLQ
- a CDS encoding recombinase family protein, giving the protein MSKIADLYIRVSTDEQAEKGFSQRNQEEMLRKYCGINRIQIRNVIYEDHSAKTFNRPQWKKFLADIKKRKHKISLVLFMKWDRFSRNAGDAYQMINQLRALGVEPQAIEQPLDLSVPENKMMLAFYLAAPEVENDRRALNTFQGLRRGKKEGRHMGMAPYGYANKVTEDGKKYIAIVPDKAANVVWVYEQIAKNIFSTESIYQTAKEKGMGISKNNMWLIIRNPLYCGMIVVPKYRDEEERLVKGQHDPIISQDLFYKVQDILNSKARTYRPKIKTIENFPLRGFFVCPKCGQKLGGSKCRGRSRDYFYYHCDKVCKWRVNSEMANSVFKGHLNKFKPLAEVRKLYSAVLLEAYREHTGLVINEKKKSLEQIGVYEKKLAVARNLLVTEKIDADDYHLMKTEYNAEISRLENEIGNVDEDRADIESLMNTGLQNLIKLGEAFGDGSLVDSREIIGLIFPENFTFQNNKIQTARVNEMFKCIYLVNNRLRAKKNGTKDDIFLLSRVVTSTGFKPVTF
- a CDS encoding adenine phosphoribosyltransferase; this encodes MQFENYIRDIQGFPKEGILFKDITPLLINPEARTNCLKILLDSLKNQKIDKVVGAESRGFFFGMLLAQELNAGFVPVRKPKKLPFDTISASYELEYGSDSLEMHTDAIQKGDRVLIHDDVLATGGTAKAVCELVEKLGGEIVQCNFLMELTFLNGREKIKDYPVFAALTY
- a CDS encoding response regulator transcription factor produces the protein MKTNSKNKILIVDDHLLFSQSLELLIKSFGDYEVIERFENGKVFIDYIEENASAEIDLILLDVNMPVLDGLSTMKWLKDYRPDLKVIALSVNDDEDIIIKMITNGAKGYLLKDTSPEIFKEAIECVIEKGFYFTELVSGMLINKVNSNDKKINLKEKEIVFIKHACTEMTYKEIASEMCLSPKTIDGYRESLFDKLEIKTRIGLVLYAIKHKIVFV
- a CDS encoding sensor histidine kinase; its protein translation is MEADLYFQSELVKTRIEIKDQTLSEISKELHDNIGQIISVAIMQLNISISNKNVQISELKDLKAVLAKSLDELRILSRIINKDNLLQNNFIEAIQQDLERIKKLKKIKYNFHQTGIIPTINEEHELIIYRIFQEALHNSLKHSRSDLFDVYIEATDSVFKLKLKDFGIGYDLKKSNSGIGLNNMKLRAKLIGAKLIINSDQTGTMVTIEYPLTQGYEN